Within the Clarias gariepinus isolate MV-2021 ecotype Netherlands chromosome 27, CGAR_prim_01v2, whole genome shotgun sequence genome, the region TAGTAGTACTAATAACTCTAATCCCATGAGAAAACATTAAACAGTAAAgaccaaaaaatgtataaataaataaattgtcatTTCTAATACTGTATCTACTTAACCTGTTTTCGAACCAATTGGCCCTTCCAGTGACCATCATCTAGCAATATGTTTATGGAGCTTAAACCTGCCTATCAGATCCCCATCATAcgagttaatttgttttagctCTACCTGGCTATCGAGGCCACCACCATGCGTGCTGCCAGCTCTCTGTAGTATTCGGTCCTGACGATCTGGCAGCCATAATGGCGGAGAGTCACATTTAGAGATTTGGAGTAGAGTGAGCCGGTGTCGGTTGAAGTCACAGAAACGATGCCCAAGTTGCGTACGTTGCGGAAGGCGGCATCCAGGTAGTTGACGGCTGTGCCGAAAGGGTCCAGGTGTCTGAGAACATAACACAGCGTAATGAATTTAATCTGAACTGGACATAACTGAACAGTTACTGAGGCTCTTTAACACATCActaatcattcatttattctctaTAGGGCTTATCCCCAAGCGAGGTACACCAGCACACACTTACAAGCACACTACGGTCAATTTGGAAACTACCAGTTTGTTGTTTGTGCATCACAGGAGTGTAATCTGCCTTAACATGATGCAAACAGTAAAAAAACTGCACTCAGCAGCCCGCAGCTccaaaatgaaatgtttttagaCGTTGTGTCTAAACATATTGtctttactgaaataaatgatatTACTTGGGCAAATATGCAGCAAACTGTGTgtgtacttttattttaaataaagcgaTTTAAGATCCAAATCAAATTTTCCATTTTCCAGGAATATTTCAAGTCTGCATAAAATGTGCTTAAAAGCACAGCTAAGTTTTAGtactcatactgtatacacatttaCCAGAcattaaatctatttaaatctttctttattcatttcctTAAGCCAAGTTTCCATCCTGAACTAATAATCAAATCCTTATTTGCTAAAAACTAAAcggtgaaagaaagaaatcgaGACAAAAAGAATGAGGTTCCCGCATGTGCTCTTTGCATTATGAGTTCATGATGACATACTAATGATTATTAATACTTATTTTGATTATAAAACCATGTGTCAAGATCtgattgtttaaacatttttgctcAAATGTACAACTATCATGGCGTCATGCAGATATTAAGGCACTAAACTGTTATTCAGGAACTCTGTCCTTTTCTGCATCTGGCTTATGTTCCTCACACATGATTCTACTCACATGTAGTCAAACGCCCGGAGGTGCATGAGGACGTTGGCGTCCATCTGAGTCACTTCCACAGTGTTGATGGGGTCGTTGCTGTCCTCCGCGTGCTCCTTGTCCAGCTGGATGTGGTTGAGGTGGCAGTTCTCCTTGATCATATTGACACAGGCTTCGTTTATGTCATTTATCGTCACGTTCACGGTGCTGCAGAGGTGCTTGGCCCACTGCAGGCCCATTATACCTGCGCAGGAACAGTTAGTAGGAACCACAGACAAAGTACAGTCAGACATCATCATTACCAGGGTCATTCCAACCATCTAGAATTGACTTTTGTTTGTTATATAATGCTATAATGTAATCAGGACAAGAGAATAAGAGACAAAAACATTCTAACTGAAACAGGAATGTTTATGGAGCTTGAGAAATGTCTAGAGAGAGCTGGCCCAACCTCAGCCTGTCAATCAGCTTGTATGTAGAACAGGGCAGATAGTGCTATTTTCACAAGCTTCCCCGCGGCCTCACTGAGCAATAACAGGAAGGAGGTGACCGATTAGGAAACGAAATATGTATTCctaactgtatacagtattttatcttTTGGTTATACTATTATTACGTGTAGTCTTATAACATTAGGCAAAATCTCTCATTAGCATTGCAGTatggaaagaataaaaaaaattaatcgtTTGTCCAAATCAATATAAGAAGTAAACGCAAAAAGCTTTTTGccatttttgcatatttgttatgGCCAAGGTTTAAACAAGCCAGTTAGATTTTTCCCCTTTTGTAACAGGTCGCTCAGCCCTGTAGTTCCCTGGAAGGACGGGCGGGGCTCAGCAGCAGCTCAGtcacattacatacagtaaaacaagCATTTGGGGgcaatagtaaaataaaagcagtttgaggcagtgtgtgtgtgtgcgtgcctggGGAATAGCAAAATataggacatactgtatatgaaattaTATATGAGTTCCAACAATATGGAACAAaattgttaaactttttttttgcacatttaaaagtCTGAAGTGTGACTAATAGCAACTGCTAAAAGCAAATACTGCTATCCGtcttatttgatttttaatCTTCATTCTTACACCCATGCTAACCTGCTGTTAAATCAGTGTAAAAgggagttgttgtttttttaagtcggtcttaaatttaaattgaGTAAGTACATTACTATAGTTTTTGgtttttataaattttctttGCCATACGGCTAGTTTCTGTTGGCCATCCAGTCAtttccagaaaaaaagaaaatcaatacatttgtactaaatacacTGTATCTTTGAAAGGTTTAGTTCAGTGGGACTCTAAATCATATGAGTCTCAGTTGAACTTTGGACTGCATTTTGCACAGAACAAACGCTGTGGAATTTGGCCCCAATTAGTGGGAGAGCGGAGCAGAACATTTTTAACAACCAAGGCCTTTGGTAACATACTTACGTATATGCACCTTAATTTTCATTTAAGACAGACTATCGAGCACTCCCCTGTTCTCGCTCCAATTACAGGTTACATTTgcattaatttgaaaaaaattctGAGCCTCACCAGTGGCTCCAAATGCATCCAGACATTCTAACGGACTTCTCTCTTCGGCAAGAACAGCAAGAGAACAAAACACCAACTGCCTACCAAAAAGACAAAATCCTTATGTTAAACCAgctcttttaaaaaatgaaaaaaatctttagagTAGCTAATGTGTGTAACTGACCTGTTGGCCTTCATCTTACGGTTGAAGTATGTATCAGTCTTCATGGGTGTGGTGTGGTTGGGCATGAGCTGCACATTGGTACCTAGTTCCTTCATAATCTCATATGCTTGACCTGGCACTGAAAGAGAACAATGTTTAACATGCTGCTTACAGCATATGGACCTTTTAGAGAAGCTCTAAACAAACGTTTGGCAACTTCTTACCCGGTTCCTCAAACGATGCGTCCGAAGTCCCTGAATAGCTTGCTTCGGTCTCGCCTTTGTTGATGTGCCGTTTGAGGTGGCTTATCATGTCTGTTTTTCGTGCAATGGTGACAGAGCACACAACACAATGGTAGTGCGCAACCAACCGGGCCTGACTCTGGAGAAATAAGAACATATTTATCCTCTTCCTGAGACACACATTAAGCTGCTGATCAGATGGTTTTGAACGGCTGCTCATGGTTCTCCCTCATCTTCCCAGCCTCTTAAGACCGATTTTTCAGACCAGCCTTCCTTaattaaaacccttaaaactcaagcgACACAGATATGTGctggcaacacagcataggttgatcaaaaaacaacaacaaaaaaaaaaacagaaatacatgttaccatgtatctgtgctatttccttgcctatgtgacccaattaaatttataaaaaaaaaatttgctcagtcatgtttggataattggttaaaattaactaaaattttgtgctaaaaaaaaaaaaagggtcactCTACACTGCATAAGCCTAAGcactatacattttaaataaaaaatctaaacataaaaaaaaacaaataacgtctaaaatgctctgagctttaagggtTCCAAAAAAGGTAAATGCTCCCTTCCCTGATCGTGCTTTGAGCTAACAAGATTCTATACAGCAGATTCTGATGACTTCTGGCTACACTAATGTTTGTAAGTGCTGATACTGACTCACTACAAATCCCTGTATTCTGATAACTAAACTGCTCAACCCATTCTAGTGCGATCGGTAATGGATACAGCTCCACAGAACATACTCTCATATTCTCTTGCTAATTTCCCATTTATAACTAGGTACAGTAAATAATTCAATAATGATCCAATAATTAACcactgactgttttctgcgaAGCCACAACGGCATTTCACCCGCTTCAATCCTTTTAAGACTTCCTTAGGGTTCGGGCTGCACTTAAcgattattattagtttattattattattagtagtagtagtattaatagtagtagtattgcAGGGCACACCATGGAAGTTGACATTAAGCCCTATTAAGGGTAACCACTTTCTCTGTTGTGCCACTCAGGACCCTCttaagaacatttaaaaatactacaaaTTTCCTAAACATGTACATAAAGCACGTTCTAAATTTGTCACGCTTTCTTATTCTGATTCCACTGAAAACGTCTCCTCAAGTGAGACTAAAATGTTCACCTGATCTGAACCCTGGCTGGACTTCATCTGTCTGCATGGTAGATGACAAATACACATCCTCTGACCTGTGAGaaccaaaaacaaaggaaagtaAGTTGGATCTCTCAATAGATAGAATATAAACTTTATACATTACATGGAGTCACTGTTGAATTTGTGTGATTTAAGGTTCACATTGCTCTAATTAACACAGCTGTAGTGCTGCTTTAACACATGCTCTATTACCTTCAAATTCCACATAGACTTTCCAGTGAAGGTTTTGCAGGTGGCGTCTGAGTTTGTGGCTGTAACAAGCCTTAAACTTCTCCTCTGGACATAATGGGCAGGACTTTCTACCGGCTGTGAAGTTCATTCCATAAACACAGTCGACAGTTTAAATGTAGCCAAAGTGGGTGTTATATTACTATGTGTTTGGATTTATTCAAGTTTCATTTCAACTGAAAATTGTCCTCACCTCCATTTAAGTCCACTAGCATCTCCAAACCATCTAGTGAAGTCTGGATGGACACGTGTCTCTCTTAAAACAAAAACGAAAGACAAAAGTTTATTGAACACTGAATTGAAaccaaatcagaaaaaaagtcttCTCGTCTGCTAAGTCACCACCTGACATTGAAGAGACAGGTGCTTGTCCTTGACCGTCCTGGGGTTTCACAGTGTCGCTGGACGTGACGTCATCAACAAGAGTCTGCTTGCTCGCGTCCTCGGATGCTACAGCCATCTTCACAGAGCCTTCTACAGCAGACAATACACATTACATTTAAGCTTAAAGGTGAAGATGTAAACAAGGGGTGTAGCATTTTACGAGAAGTCCTAAATACTTATTTGCTGATTTTTATGGGGTGTGGGGTGTGTGGGGTAGACTCTAACCCAGGGAACTTGGGGCACAAGACAAGGGTAACCTTGGATGGGGTGGCAGCGCATGAcactgcacaggtacacacacacacacacacacacacacacccagtcaCTCAATGtgtgcaatttggaaacaccagttagtgTCACCCAGAGAAACCCCAGAAAGCCTCTGTTCCCCATAAAGGCTAAGGCCTCGTCACGGCCGAAACtgtttgattattaaaaatgaGATATAAAAATGTGTACCAGGTTTTGTATGTATACACACGAGTACGTATTAGCTACGCAGCAAAATCTCACATGAAGGCcctattttaattatgttttattacatattttagaaTAATTGGTGAACAAACTGCCCTACAAGTGCTTTAAAATGTCAAATCTTTTATAAGGTCAGATTGTTGGAGCAAGATTTCCACATTTAATCCCATAATAtgcatattaatttttaaagtatGGCGCCCCCATGTGGCAAAACAAATAACAAGCGAACCGAGGGAGCATTTATTGGTGGACGGCCCTATTGCGGAGCTCCGCGCTCAGACCACTTCATCACAGTTAAAAATCAGCAAGCACTTTAAATTCCCtgaaaacttaaaaatgtctaaaaatctTCATCTCCTGCACAGAAAGCGAATATCCAAACCCGAGACTATAACCAACCGAgagcaaaatgcattttatcGTTCATAGTATGTGCATCTAGGTCCTGTGATGAAGCTCCGTCAGGAGGCCCATATTTACTTCGGCAGTTTAAAAGTCACGCTAAAAGCACGTTCAGgtgtaaaattaaacaatttatataaataagcaTAATTCCCAGAAAGTCATAACCCAGTAATCTGTACATTATGGTGAGAAAAGCACGAGTTATCTCGCCTTTGTTATTGGCGTCCTCCTGGTGAAGCTGCACTGCGTCCTCTTCCTTGCGCGCCGCCATTTTGACTCATCTAGCTGCGTAGTCCGTCGAAACTCATTTTCCCACCCGTATTCTGCCAGGCCTCGCCTCTGTTTACTGAAGCAGGATCTGCACAGGAGGCGCGTGCTACTCCGAATACGGGTGTGGAAAAATAGAATGACAGCGACGTCACGCGAGGTTTAAAAACGTCGTGGTGTTGTGGGCGGGGCTTCGGCACACAGctgatccaagatggcggcgtcCAGGAGACTGGAGTGAAGTTCAGGGTAGAAACTCGTGAAAGGATGATTTATTTAGTCATATTGGGATTGTTTAAAACGAGTCTGAGATAATTCTGATAATTTTACTCCCAGTGTGGGTTTATGAATGACTGGAAGTTGTTAAAGGGGTCTGTTGTCAgctttttctcttgtttttaggCAATAAACCCCTTCTGGGACACAGTAGTCCTTCTGAAAGGTTTGtaaagacattttaaagagTAACTAATTGAAATAACTAATGggttataaattaataataattttgatgaTATCTTGACATGTCTGTGTCCAAGAGAGACAAGAGTGTGCacactttaaccatatacaaGACAAGTTATAGTAGGGATGGGACTCACCAGTCACCTCCCAATACGATATTAGGACGATACCTTGGGCCTAATTCAATTAAAACTGCGcttatcacaattttataaatctcccaatttaatattacattttcccagattttgttaaaattttaaaccctTCAAAATttgaatgattaattaaatgtaacccggcggcacggtggtgtagtggttagcactgtcgcctttttgtcgagtttgcatgtgtgtttctgagtttgcatgttctctctgtgcttaatgggtttcctccgggtaatctagtcttctcccacagtccaaagacatgcaaattagactaactggcattcccaaattgcccgtagtgtgtgtgtgtgtgtgtgtgtgtgtgtgtgtgctctgcgatggattcaaattcaaattttatttgtcacatacacagtcatacacagtacgaaatgtagaaaaatgcttatacggctgccagtgaccttaaaagagaattaaagcttataataagaaataaatataaataaaagaaatacgatagaaaaattaagtagaaaaaattatttgaactaggaaaaatagaactaaaaataaaaatatgctgtacataaaaatagaaatatactgtacaaattgaaatatactgtactgtacaagaacatttaagaaattgagaaattttgatattttgtaagaaagatggtgtgcaaatatgcatagaacaaagtgtctttgtgcaatggtccaggatgtaaacgtaaacatgtagtgtagatatgaaggtaggtgtgcgtggaattgtccatagtgtccatggatgtaaaaagattgattgatcgattgtgaaaagattgtgttagttctgcatagtggtgtggttgagagaccttattgggtgcgggaagaagctcctcctcaatctctctgtgttggccttcagggagcggaatcgctttccagaccgcaacagagttgAGAAAAGGTGACATTTTACCGCCTTAAATGCCTCCAAAttctcaaaactcaacttgacagtGAGAGCACGGGTTGTTGCACATGCAGTGTTTTGAGActtgtgtaatgagtgggtttgagactgAGTTTGAAGAAAAGGAGGCTTTCAGTGCACGTGATTTTTGATAAGTCACTCAGAAGCGTCCGCGCTTGGTACAGAATCATTTATGTCTGAGGCTGATGGCCGATCACTGGTCAAACTGTAAATTAGCCAATTTTGGTCATTGGCtgaccagtaaaaaaaatactttttttaattgattttggaGTAGTGTGGGCATATGTAAAGCGCcacaaaaaaatctcaattcataaataaatagattttttcctCATCTCtaagttatttatattttttatttttttttgatgggGCTTTTCCTGATTGTTTTTCTAATTTAGTCGTAGGCAATCCCCACCTGTCATTAGAGCACTCTTTCTTTAAGGCCACAACTGCCAGTCAAGGGAGGGCGAAGACTTTCACGTTTCTCCTCCGAGCggaggtgtgaggcaacagtTAGCACCACTGATGCACAAATGTCTTTTGGATAAAATGTATTGCCTTCATGGCTTACACTCCTAACATATTTGGTTGAAATACCTAGCATGAATACGTCACTGTAAGCTCAATGTGATTCGCTATGTTTGCACACGTTTCAAAACAGCGCTAGATGTCACACAGGTGTGAATTTGGATTATTTCTAACATGATAGCTGATATCCTGAGGCTCCAGTGCGATCGCATGATACTGCTACATGTTATTGTACTGCAACAAAATCCCACACACTGTCTGGACTGCAGAGTACAGCTCAAACACCAGTATTCAATCTTAACTTACTTTTTATCTGACCTTTCCCGGGTCCTTTGCGTCTATAATTTCATCTCTCATCTCACATAAAGTTGAGATTTGAACAAAAccacatttattataaatgtattatatattagaTCTGGAGTGTCGCTGGTAATACAATTGGATGTTGATGTGATCcttttttattcctcatatagacgGGTGATGTCTAGACTGGGTGTGGTGTTTGGAGGCTCCCGTGGCATTGGGCGAGCAGTAGCCCAGTTGTTGGCACAAAGGGGGCATCGAGTTGTAGTGGTCTCCCGGAGCCAGGAAGCAGCACAGGCCACAGTGCATGAGCTTTCTGGAGGTGGATCATTTTAACCCTGTGAAGTATTTCAAGATGCAGCTTTACAaacttttaaagtaaaactcgattttttttcttttttgttctacAGTAGGACATATTGGTCTCGGTTGCGACATTTCCAAAGAGCATGAGGTGCAGAAAGCATTCGATACCATCAGTAAAACCGGCGGCCCTGTGGGATACCTCGTCAATGCAGCAGGCATCAACAGGTAACAGAGGACCATTTAAAAGGTGTCACAGATCTGTACAATCACTATTATCTGATCCTCTGTCGTTGTGTTTCAGAGACGGATTATTACTGAGGTGTAAAACCGAGGACATGGTGTCTGTTCTTCACACCAACCTGCTTGGCTCCATGCTCACCTGTAAGGCAGTGTTACGGAGCATGCTCACTAACGGAGGCGCTATCGTCAACATTGGTGAGTTATAACCTGACAAAATCCCCTTCTTTGCTATCTACaggtccttttaaaaaaattagcatattgtgataaagttcattattttctgtattgtactgataaacattagactttcatatattttagattcattacacacaactgaagtagttcaagcctttaattgttttaatattgatgattttggcatacagctcatgaaaacccaaaattcctatctcaaaaaattagcatatttcatccgaccaataaaagaaatgtgtttttaatacaaaaaaaagtcaaccttcaaataattacgttcagttatgcactcaatacttggtcgggaatccttttgcagaaatgactgcttcaatgcggcgtggcatggaggcaatcagcctgtggcactgctgaggtgttatggaggcccaggatgcttcgatagcgatcttaagctcatccagagtgtgctgatagctagctgcattgaccctgcccttgataaaacatagtggaccaacaccagcagctgacatggcaccccagaccatcactgactgtgggtacttgacactggatttcaggcattttggcatttccctctccccagtcttcctccaggcTCTGGCACCATGatgcaacagtccagtgctgcttctctgtagcccaggtcaggcgcttctgccactgtttctggttcagaagtggcttgacctggggaatgcggcacctttagcccatttcctgcacacgcctgtacacggtggctctggatgtttctactccagactcagtccactgcttccgcaggtcccccaaggtctggaatcggtccttctccaaaatcttcctcagggtccggtcaccacttctcgttgtgcagcattttctgccacactttttcctttccacagacttcccactgaggtgccttgatacagcactctgggaacagcctattcgttcagaaatttctttccttgtctcaccctcttgcttgagggtgtcaatgatggccttctggacagcagtcaggtcggcagccttacccatgattgcggttttgagtaatgaaccaggctgggagtttttaaaagcctcaggaatcttttgcaggtgtttagagttaattagttgattcagatgattaggttaatagctcgtttagagaaccttttcatgatatgctaattttttaagataggaattttgggttttcatgagctgtatgccaaaatcatcaatattaaaacaataaaaggcttatactacttcagttgtgtgtaatgaatctaaaatatatgaaagtccaatgtttattagtacattacagaaaataatgaactttatcacaatatgcaaaaGACTAATAGTCTTTACACTCATCACAggacatgtttgtgtgttatgtTGGAAATCCTAATAAGAGGACATTGCACATTATTTTAGATGGTTTTGGATGATTTTAGTGTGCTGTTTGAAGTGGTAGATAGACAAGAAAGCTAACAAATTTTAGCAGTTCATTTGTAGCATGATGTTTGTGAACGCTCATGTGCAGTTTTCCCTGACATTCCCTACTATCCAGAATATCATACACTTTGTGTAGTTTGGTAGCCAAAAGTCTGATTTCctggaaaaaaatggaatttcTACCACGAGTCAATACTGTGCTtaaaaacaaggcaaaaaaatcaaatgtgaAGTGAAGTTCGTGTCGTCGCCACTAGAGGGCAACAACGCACCATTATTATCCTCTTGTCTATTATACCAAAAGAGTATTTGGAACTTGGTGTCTTTTCATTATTTCAGATAATATAGTTCTTgagaaatttgtgtgtgtgtgactaagATTTTCTGTTTCTTAACGAAACAGGCTCGGTGGTGGGTGTTAAGGGAAACGCCGGGCAGAGTGTGTACAGCGCCAGCAAAGCCGGCCTTGACGGCTTCACACGGTCTCTGGCCAAAGAGGTTGCTTCTCGAAACATTCGGGTCAACTTGGTAGCTCCAGgttgctttctcttttttttttttatataaataatttcatGTGACTTTCTTGAACTGTCCATATAGTGTTTAATAGTTTACAGTGCATAGCAAAGTGATGAGGCTTGCACTACAGTGATGAACTGTATATACTT harbors:
- the trmt1l gene encoding TRMT1-like protein is translated as MAARKEEDAVQLHQEDANNKEGSVKMAVASEDASKQTLVDDVTSSDTVKPQDGQGQAPVSSMSERHVSIQTSLDGLEMLVDLNGAGRKSCPLCPEEKFKACYSHKLRRHLQNLHWKVYVEFEGQRMCICHLPCRQMKSSQGSDQSQARLVAHYHCVVCSVTIARKTDMISHLKRHINKGETEASYSGTSDASFEEPVPGQAYEIMKELGTNVQLMPNHTTPMKTDTYFNRKMKANRQLVFCSLAVLAEERSPLECLDAFGATGIMGLQWAKHLCSTVNVTINDINEACVNMIKENCHLNHIQLDKEHAEDSNDPINTVEVTQMDANVLMHLRAFDYIHLDPFGTAVNYLDAAFRNVRNLGIVSVTSTDTGSLYSKSLNVTLRHYGCQIVRTEYYRELAARMVVASIARAAARCNKGIEVLLAVALEHFVLVVVRVLRGPTQADETVKKLRQLLHCQWCEERVFLKLGSMVEENQYRQLPCQCHGSMPGKTAVELGPLWSGSLFNTGFLRRMLVAAVQHSMDDIQPLVKILICEADCTMLKSFSVTGQLILANQVECGVVIKTLQKVEEADTVDQSGKRRIGEDSGNALKKLKSDASLEHPAFYYSIHRHSIRGMNMPKLNKFLQYLSEAGFRVSRTHFDPTGVRTDATLEQFKSVLTKYSVPTYSSGPASSLSTEDVAAKKD
- the cbr4 gene encoding carbonyl reductase family member 4 codes for the protein MSRLGVVFGGSRGIGRAVAQLLAQRGHRVVVVSRSQEAAQATVHELSGVGHIGLGCDISKEHEVQKAFDTISKTGGPVGYLVNAAGINRDGLLLRCKTEDMVSVLHTNLLGSMLTCKAVLRSMLTNGGAIVNIGSVVGVKGNAGQSVYSASKAGLDGFTRSLAKEVASRNIRVNLVAPGLIRTDMTASLNKEEYGKRIPLGRFGDPQEVAHAVLFLLESPYITGHVLVVDGGLHLTM